One genomic region from Aphelocoma coerulescens isolate FSJ_1873_10779 unplaced genomic scaffold, UR_Acoe_1.0 HiC_scaffold_452, whole genome shotgun sequence encodes:
- the MRPL9 gene encoding large ribosomal subunit protein bL9m — protein sequence MLAPGAAGRVLSRALSLSHGLGSVQLERCWPVPLARAGAAPRLHPRRHRVFRLLRDGKHEPRGTLELLLSRAVPGLGNRGDLVRVPKHRGRNRLLPQGAALYPSPTNLREHSE from the exons ATGTTggccccgggagcggcgggacgGGTGCTGAGCCGGGCCCTGAGCCTCAGCCACGGCCTG GGCTCGGTGCAGCTGGAGCGCTGCTGGCCGGTGCCGCtggcccgggccggggccgccccccggCTGCACCCGCGGCGCCACCGCGTCTTCCGCCTGCTCCGGGACGGCAAACACGAGCCCCGGGgaaccctggagctgctgctgagccgCGCCGTGCCCG GTTTGGGGAATCGCGGGGACCTCGTGAGGGTCCCGAAGCACCGGGGCCGGAACCGGCTGCTGCCGCAGGGGGCGGCCCTCTACCCATCCCCCACCAACCTCCGGGAGCACAGCGAG